In one window of Zhongshania aliphaticivorans DNA:
- a CDS encoding TonB-dependent receptor encodes MSKKRNNQCGFIKRSPSYRLKFLASAIAAALPVSSFAQDTALEEVVVTGIRSSMAAAADMKQSSDRIADSIVAEDIGKLPDNNIAEALQRVTGVSINRDFGVGSEVSIRGLSQNRVELNGRSTMGDGRNGVNFQDFPASFLSAVEVIKSPTPDMVEGALGGTISLKTAKPLDLPDRLIAISMDAEYADKAEEWAPVLSIAGGDNWDLGDAGSFGLMGMLSYQDRTLRQDTFQVSQFVYDGAELGLPDAQNTASGDYVVPSEHKFEPFIEERERTAYNISMQWAPASEAGSVYLDLNATERTGGQEAYSILHAAETPVATADTYEDANGSLNNYRIENALIIPKTWSEFRETESSSIAFGGDWNVTDQINVSAEYSTAESSTYLPSSEFNWRALDPEAEALNPSASNEYRPSGTVIMGDNQAASIIYDDGNPYLMTENLALREFRHEREYIDNEEEAFRVDVEYFNPGGLLWLSSLKAGFRTADNEYSKTAFQLRQANLHSEVTDANGDPIVFWQDDIAAMYPGTIIRPGVSGDAFEHSGMVGPSHLTNFSVYDGKLLQNAGASFAFVQQLLEGTSHATTGSLADNLEALNSAYANITESSTAFYIQANMDFDHVRFVLGGRLVETKITSSAYNQAGDALVSDSNKYQDFLPSFNATIDLTDDTLMRFAAAKVMARPDFEQLSPTFNFNGDYILATRGNPDLDPYRATQFDIAFEHYFGNGNMVSGTLFYKSVASFLKTETYCAYEPTALAIQNTTIPGNICIRPDATGDSSTYIFTSDQAEFDAYDAAGRRGILTSTTTNGSSGTIQGFEVGYQQSFDFLPGYWSGLGINANYTLSQSEDPDGVPLADISENSYNLQMYWEYGGVGIRLAYTYRDSFLDENNEKRVERVGELVAYNNPDVDDPTVGNDYRDELQQWDLSGNWDVNETFSVVANISNLTGEPTVNRSATGALWEVQESDRRFVMGVRAKF; translated from the coding sequence ATGAGCAAAAAACGAAATAATCAGTGTGGATTTATCAAACGCAGCCCGAGTTATCGGCTTAAATTTTTAGCTAGCGCCATTGCCGCGGCTCTTCCCGTTTCATCTTTCGCGCAAGATACCGCCCTTGAGGAAGTGGTTGTTACGGGAATAAGAAGTAGTATGGCCGCAGCGGCAGATATGAAGCAAAGCTCGGATCGTATTGCCGATTCGATTGTTGCCGAAGATATCGGTAAATTACCCGATAATAATATTGCCGAGGCGCTTCAGCGTGTCACAGGTGTGTCAATTAACCGTGATTTTGGTGTTGGTTCTGAAGTGTCGATACGTGGACTTTCTCAGAACCGAGTAGAATTAAACGGTCGATCCACCATGGGTGATGGTCGTAATGGTGTGAATTTCCAAGATTTTCCCGCTAGTTTTCTTTCTGCGGTAGAGGTCATTAAGTCACCAACACCCGATATGGTTGAGGGCGCATTAGGTGGAACCATAAGCTTAAAAACGGCTAAGCCGCTAGACCTTCCAGACCGCTTAATTGCAATTTCCATGGATGCGGAATATGCAGACAAAGCGGAAGAGTGGGCGCCCGTGTTAAGTATTGCGGGTGGCGACAACTGGGATTTAGGCGACGCCGGTAGCTTCGGTTTAATGGGGATGCTTTCGTATCAAGATCGTACTTTGCGACAAGATACCTTTCAAGTAAGCCAGTTTGTTTATGACGGTGCAGAGCTTGGTCTTCCCGATGCGCAAAATACCGCCAGCGGTGATTATGTTGTGCCATCGGAACACAAATTTGAACCATTTATAGAAGAGCGTGAACGCACCGCCTATAACATATCTATGCAATGGGCACCTGCATCAGAAGCTGGCAGTGTTTATCTTGATTTAAATGCGACTGAGCGCACTGGTGGGCAAGAGGCGTATTCCATCTTGCACGCCGCAGAAACGCCGGTGGCGACAGCTGATACTTATGAAGATGCAAACGGCTCATTAAATAATTATCGCATTGAGAATGCGCTTATTATTCCAAAAACGTGGAGTGAGTTTCGTGAAACCGAATCATCGTCCATTGCTTTCGGCGGTGATTGGAATGTGACTGACCAGATTAATGTGTCTGCTGAATACTCAACAGCAGAATCTAGTACTTACCTGCCAAGCTCAGAGTTCAATTGGCGCGCCTTAGACCCTGAGGCGGAGGCCTTGAACCCGTCTGCGTCAAATGAATATCGGCCTAGCGGTACGGTGATCATGGGGGATAATCAAGCCGCCAGCATCATTTATGATGATGGGAACCCTTACCTAATGACAGAAAATCTTGCGCTTAGGGAGTTTAGGCATGAGCGGGAATATATTGATAATGAGGAAGAAGCTTTCCGAGTAGACGTTGAATATTTCAACCCAGGCGGGCTGCTGTGGCTTTCATCACTTAAGGCTGGTTTTCGCACTGCCGACAATGAATATAGTAAAACTGCATTTCAACTTCGACAGGCAAACCTACATAGTGAAGTGACTGACGCGAATGGAGACCCTATTGTTTTCTGGCAAGACGATATCGCAGCAATGTACCCAGGAACAATCATACGTCCTGGCGTATCCGGCGACGCGTTTGAGCATTCGGGCATGGTTGGGCCAAGCCATTTAACTAATTTTTCTGTTTATGATGGTAAATTACTACAGAACGCAGGTGCGTCGTTTGCTTTTGTGCAGCAGCTATTAGAGGGAACCAGTCACGCTACGACCGGATCCTTGGCAGATAATTTGGAGGCGCTAAATAGTGCCTATGCAAATATTACTGAGTCGTCGACTGCGTTTTATATCCAGGCAAATATGGATTTTGACCACGTCAGGTTTGTTTTGGGCGGACGTCTTGTTGAAACAAAGATTACGTCTTCCGCTTATAATCAGGCTGGCGACGCACTTGTTAGTGATTCTAATAAATACCAAGATTTCTTGCCTAGCTTTAATGCAACCATCGATCTTACTGATGATACGTTGATGCGTTTTGCCGCTGCAAAAGTGATGGCGCGCCCCGACTTTGAACAGCTAAGTCCAACGTTTAATTTTAATGGTGATTATATTCTTGCTACGCGAGGTAATCCCGATCTTGATCCATACCGAGCGACACAATTTGATATTGCCTTTGAACACTATTTTGGCAATGGCAATATGGTGTCGGGAACCTTGTTTTATAAGTCAGTCGCATCATTCTTAAAAACTGAAACCTACTGTGCCTACGAGCCCACAGCGTTAGCAATACAAAATACCACGATACCAGGGAATATTTGTATAAGGCCTGATGCTACAGGTGACTCTTCGACGTATATTTTTACTTCTGATCAGGCAGAGTTTGACGCCTATGATGCTGCGGGTCGCCGGGGGATATTAACCTCTACGACAACAAATGGCTCATCAGGAACAATTCAAGGGTTTGAGGTGGGGTATCAACAAAGCTTTGATTTTCTACCGGGGTACTGGTCTGGCTTGGGTATCAATGCCAACTATACCTTATCGCAAAGTGAGGATCCGGATGGTGTACCTTTGGCCGATATTTCTGAAAATTCTTATAATCTGCAAATGTATTGGGAATACGGTGGTGTTGGTATCCGTTTAGCCTATACCTACCGAGATAGTTTTCTTGATGAAAACAATGAAAAGCGGGTAGAGCGAGTTGGTGAGTTGGTTGCTTATAATAATCCAGACGTTGATGACCCAACGGTGGGGAATGATTATCGTGATGAGTTACAGCAATGGGACTTGTCGGGTAATTGGGATGTAAATGAAACCTTCAGTGTGGTTGCTAACATTTCTAATCTCACCGGTGAGCCCACTGTGAACCGCAGCGCGACAGGTGCACTATGGGAAGTGCAAGAGTCTGATCGTCGATTCGTCATGGGTGTGCGCGCTAAGTTTTAA
- a CDS encoding gluconokinase, protein MILVVCGVSGTGKSTIGRLLAKAFSLPFYDADDFHSTANIQKMGRGISLTDEDRKPWLDFLADNIALWEGKSGAVLACSALKETYRVILSSKCSTDIDWVYLVGSETILLDRLASRQGHFFNPLLLGSQLAALELPEDSCCFDVTPPPSEIVNSIVAALKHK, encoded by the coding sequence ATGATACTTGTTGTTTGTGGTGTTTCTGGAACAGGTAAGAGCACCATTGGCAGATTATTGGCCAAGGCTTTCTCGCTACCTTTTTATGATGCAGACGACTTTCATTCGACGGCGAATATACAGAAAATGGGCCGTGGTATTTCCTTGACGGATGAGGATCGCAAGCCATGGTTAGATTTTCTAGCCGACAATATTGCATTGTGGGAGGGTAAGAGCGGAGCTGTGCTTGCCTGTTCGGCGTTAAAAGAAACGTATCGGGTAATTTTGAGTTCAAAATGTTCCACCGATATCGACTGGGTTTATCTGGTAGGAAGTGAGACGATACTGCTTGACCGTTTGGCGTCTAGGCAGGGGCATTTTTTTAATCCATTGCTTCTTGGTTCTCAATTGGCAGCACTTGAGCTACCAGAAGATAGCTGTTGCTTTGATGTGACACCGCCACCCAGTGAGATAGTAAACAGTATTGTCGCGGCATTAAAACATAAATGA
- a CDS encoding polysaccharide lyase family 7 protein translates to MKFIVTIYRLKIAFIAALFLNGCGEQVGIRPSEKALVPADKFDLSSWKITIPTDSNNDGKVDEISVSEIQTYQHPDFFYLNADGNMVFAAPNKAFTTPNSTNTRSELHHVIASTADQEKGIAHNFALKSHKRADEFSQIGGNLQATVMVNHVAKRATYPEKNPAFSVVVGQIHGAKDQALVAEGEGYGWGNEPLKIYYKKWPDHKFGSVFWNYERNLEKDNPARQDISYLVWGKSWDDAEDPGEAGIALDEAFSYEVNVNGNIMDLTFTTERHGTVKYQINLADNVDAYGNVDELDHPNGYSGDAHFFKAGAYNQCSIKDAPGMWYPKCLGTGDWATDKANGDYAQVTFLRLLTGPAKSLEL, encoded by the coding sequence ATGAAATTTATAGTGACTATCTATCGGTTAAAAATAGCATTTATAGCGGCATTATTTCTCAATGGCTGTGGCGAGCAGGTCGGCATACGCCCAAGCGAGAAGGCTTTAGTTCCAGCAGATAAATTTGATTTAAGTAGCTGGAAAATTACGATCCCAACGGATAGTAATAATGACGGTAAGGTTGACGAAATTTCTGTGAGTGAAATTCAAACTTACCAACATCCAGATTTCTTTTATCTTAATGCTGACGGGAATATGGTGTTTGCTGCGCCAAATAAGGCGTTCACCACACCCAATTCAACGAATACCCGTAGTGAGCTGCACCATGTCATTGCGAGTACGGCGGATCAAGAAAAAGGCATTGCGCATAATTTTGCACTTAAAAGCCATAAGCGTGCCGATGAGTTTTCCCAGATAGGCGGTAATTTGCAAGCCACAGTAATGGTCAATCACGTTGCGAAACGAGCGACATACCCAGAAAAAAATCCTGCATTTTCAGTGGTTGTGGGGCAGATACATGGTGCGAAAGACCAAGCGCTTGTCGCGGAAGGCGAGGGTTATGGCTGGGGTAATGAGCCATTGAAAATTTACTATAAAAAATGGCCAGATCATAAATTCGGTTCCGTGTTTTGGAATTACGAACGGAACTTGGAAAAAGACAACCCCGCCAGACAAGATATAAGTTATCTCGTTTGGGGAAAGTCTTGGGATGATGCAGAAGACCCTGGTGAGGCCGGAATTGCACTAGATGAAGCGTTCAGTTATGAAGTGAATGTTAATGGCAATATCATGGATTTAACCTTCACCACTGAGCGTCACGGCACCGTGAAATACCAAATAAACTTGGCCGATAATGTAGACGCCTACGGTAATGTTGATGAGCTTGATCACCCCAATGGCTATAGTGGTGATGCCCACTTTTTTAAAGCGGGTGCCTATAATCAGTGCAGCATTAAAGACGCTCCGGGCATGTGGTATCCAAAATGTTTAGGGACCGGAGATTGGGCGACAGATAAGGCTAATGGCGATTATGCACAAGTAACTTTTTTGCGCTTGCTTACTGGGCCAGCTAAAAGTCTGGAGCTATAA
- a CDS encoding LacI family DNA-binding transcriptional regulator, translating to MTKVRLVDVAAQAGVSKSTVSQYLSGRFDYMSKDTKERIQQAIAELNYVPNSIARSLKTNITKTIGIIARDVTGFYTSRTIRGVDDYCKSSDYNVLIYNTDFDPDKEAQALNNLRQINVDGIIISPSGTNTDLINNFVKQGLPIVQFQLEHDGSEKNIILSDYKKAAFDASEYLIQLGHRRICFVTQDFEHVKSRRDRYLGYCEALAKHGIALDQELIQYWHRGDGFLSSPLSLLEHKNPPTAYFTQHLAITSDLLKRLNQTNLKIGEDISLISFEDIPMVEFFKTPITVIKEDPYKIGMEAAKSLLGLIQDKSTPPKRLVMPCTLTIRDSCHRVA from the coding sequence ATGACAAAGGTAAGATTGGTTGATGTGGCCGCCCAAGCTGGCGTGTCCAAGAGCACGGTGTCGCAATATTTAAGTGGTCGTTTCGACTATATGTCGAAGGATACAAAAGAGCGCATACAACAAGCGATTGCGGAATTGAATTACGTCCCCAACTCCATCGCGCGCAGTTTAAAAACCAATATCACCAAAACCATTGGCATCATTGCTCGTGACGTCACCGGCTTTTATACCAGCCGAACAATACGCGGCGTGGATGACTACTGCAAAAGTAGTGACTATAACGTGCTGATCTATAACACCGATTTTGATCCCGACAAAGAAGCTCAGGCTTTAAACAATCTAAGGCAGATTAATGTCGACGGAATCATTATTTCACCATCAGGCACCAACACTGATCTAATCAACAACTTTGTTAAACAAGGCTTACCAATTGTCCAGTTTCAGCTAGAACACGATGGCTCTGAAAAGAACATCATATTGTCGGATTATAAAAAAGCCGCTTTTGATGCAAGCGAATATTTAATCCAACTTGGTCATCGCCGAATTTGCTTTGTGACCCAAGATTTCGAACACGTTAAGTCAAGGCGAGATCGCTATCTTGGTTATTGCGAAGCACTCGCGAAACACGGCATCGCTTTAGACCAGGAACTTATACAATATTGGCATCGCGGAGATGGCTTTTTAAGCTCACCCCTTAGCCTACTTGAACATAAGAATCCACCAACTGCGTATTTCACTCAGCACTTAGCCATAACTTCAGACTTGCTCAAACGGTTAAATCAAACCAATTTAAAAATTGGCGAAGATATTTCACTGATTAGTTTTGAAGACATACCGATGGTCGAATTTTTCAAAACGCCAATCACCGTCATCAAAGAAGATCCTTATAAGATTGGCATGGAGGCAGCAAAATCCTTGCTTGGCCTAATTCAAGACAAAAGCACACCTCCTAAAAGACTGGTTATGCCATGCACACTGACCATTCGCGATTCATGCCACAGGGTTGCCTAA
- the manD gene encoding D-mannonate dehydratase ManD, translating into MIINNIEVFVCCPGRNFVTVKVTTSEGVYGVGDATVNGREQAVVALLEEHVIPCLIGRNAHDIEDIWQYLYRGVYWRKGPINMAATAAIDMALWDIKGKVAGLPVYQLLGGKSRKGVGLYAHANGEDIEQTLDNAQKHAAAGFKAIRLQSAVPGLDVTYGVLGDKKDYFEMQGNRPLPPEETWSTQKYFNMIVELFDRARSRLGNEIQLVHDVHSRLTPIESARLGKLLEPYNLMFLEDASMAENQDNYKLIRQHTTTPLAIGETYNTIWDCKDLIQNQLIDYIRVAATHAGGITALRRITDFAAMFNVKLAPHGAPDLSPICFAAHMHLNTWAPNFGVQEFVGFGDQDLPQIFPHNTEIVDGMAYISDAPGLGVEFDEEAAKAFPYKRSYLPISRLEDGTMWNW; encoded by the coding sequence GTGATTATTAATAATATAGAAGTGTTTGTATGTTGCCCCGGAAGAAACTTTGTCACGGTCAAAGTGACTACCTCTGAGGGGGTTTATGGTGTGGGTGATGCCACTGTAAATGGTCGTGAACAGGCTGTAGTGGCGCTCTTGGAAGAGCATGTTATTCCCTGCTTAATAGGCCGGAATGCACATGATATAGAAGATATTTGGCAATATTTATATCGCGGTGTTTACTGGCGCAAAGGCCCTATTAATATGGCCGCGACCGCAGCGATTGATATGGCGCTGTGGGACATCAAAGGTAAGGTTGCCGGTCTGCCCGTTTACCAGCTGCTCGGCGGCAAAAGTCGTAAAGGGGTTGGCTTATATGCCCATGCCAATGGCGAAGATATTGAACAGACCTTAGATAATGCCCAGAAACATGCTGCGGCGGGATTCAAGGCCATCAGATTGCAATCTGCCGTTCCCGGTCTTGATGTAACTTACGGCGTGCTAGGGGACAAAAAAGATTATTTTGAAATGCAGGGCAATAGACCATTGCCGCCTGAAGAGACTTGGTCGACGCAAAAATATTTCAATATGATTGTCGAATTATTTGATCGCGCTAGGAGCCGGCTCGGTAATGAAATACAGCTGGTACACGATGTTCACAGCCGACTCACACCTATTGAATCAGCCCGTCTCGGAAAGCTGCTTGAACCTTATAATCTGATGTTTTTAGAAGATGCCTCCATGGCGGAAAATCAGGATAACTATAAGCTAATCAGGCAGCACACCACGACGCCTCTCGCTATTGGCGAAACGTATAACACGATATGGGATTGCAAAGACCTGATTCAGAACCAGCTCATTGACTACATTCGAGTCGCGGCGACACATGCTGGGGGGATAACAGCCTTGCGCAGAATTACCGATTTTGCGGCTATGTTCAACGTAAAGCTGGCGCCTCACGGTGCACCAGATTTGTCGCCTATTTGTTTTGCTGCGCATATGCATTTGAATACTTGGGCGCCGAATTTTGGTGTTCAAGAGTTTGTTGGTTTTGGCGACCAAGATCTTCCTCAAATTTTTCCACACAACACGGAAATCGTTGACGGTATGGCCTATATCAGTGACGCGCCTGGTTTAGGTGTAGAGTTTGACGAAGAGGCCGCAAAAGCCTTTCCTTACAAGCGTTCTTACCTTCCCATTAGCCGTTTAGAAGACGGCACAATGTGGAATTGGTAG
- a CDS encoding Gfo/Idh/MocA family protein, with the protein MDTKLKVLIHGTGFAGQGHADAFRSAGAEVVGIVGRTPSVLAEVAAKMEIPYSSTDWQAALQTCKPDIVSIATPGGAHYEPIKQAIEFGCHVFSDKPLTASGETSAELYQLAKQKGVKTAFAASFRYMAHILHAKQLVASGAIGEPVEVECISHFNLERDIPFGWSHRKEDGGGRLNNNFTHMISIVTSVIGEKILAIAGDVRDDLGKAPIVEGVHNFKTRRDFIPKDLNDPALEWGESNVEWSYTVLAKLESPFASKPVSALFKHGGLTPKFDENHIVFYGTKGAIFIKGHYGMGPLYFWDKNETWQELPIPQEIAEDLPNITGDTERNWHFLAREFVKDIRGEAFTPYPSFKEGSQYQQLIDLIRNNNNWTDVSHLQ; encoded by the coding sequence ATGGACACGAAGTTAAAAGTACTTATTCATGGAACGGGATTTGCCGGCCAAGGACACGCTGATGCCTTCCGCAGTGCGGGCGCTGAGGTGGTTGGCATTGTGGGCAGAACCCCCAGTGTGCTGGCAGAAGTTGCTGCCAAAATGGAAATCCCATATTCAAGTACAGATTGGCAGGCGGCACTGCAAACCTGTAAGCCCGATATTGTCTCTATTGCTACGCCGGGCGGCGCCCACTACGAACCGATAAAGCAGGCGATTGAGTTTGGCTGCCATGTATTCAGCGATAAGCCTCTCACCGCTAGTGGCGAGACCTCGGCAGAACTGTATCAATTAGCTAAACAGAAGGGCGTTAAGACAGCCTTCGCAGCCAGCTTCCGTTACATGGCGCATATCCTTCATGCCAAGCAATTGGTGGCGAGTGGTGCCATTGGCGAGCCCGTCGAGGTCGAATGTATATCGCATTTTAATTTAGAGCGTGACATTCCCTTTGGCTGGTCCCATCGCAAAGAAGATGGTGGTGGTCGTCTAAATAATAATTTCACTCACATGATCTCGATTGTTACCTCAGTGATTGGTGAAAAAATTCTCGCGATAGCCGGCGATGTTCGTGACGATTTGGGAAAGGCGCCGATTGTCGAAGGCGTGCATAACTTTAAAACGCGCAGGGATTTTATTCCCAAAGATCTCAATGACCCTGCATTAGAGTGGGGCGAGAGCAATGTTGAGTGGTCGTATACGGTACTGGCGAAGTTAGAAAGTCCATTTGCGAGCAAGCCGGTGTCAGCCCTGTTTAAGCATGGCGGACTAACGCCGAAATTTGATGAAAATCATATTGTGTTTTATGGCACTAAAGGCGCGATTTTTATTAAAGGCCACTACGGTATGGGGCCTTTGTATTTTTGGGATAAAAATGAAACTTGGCAGGAGCTGCCGATTCCTCAAGAGATCGCTGAGGATTTGCCAAATATTACTGGTGACACTGAGCGAAACTGGCATTTTCTTGCAAGGGAATTTGTAAAAGATATTCGGGGAGAGGCATTTACGCCGTACCCGTCCTTCAAGGAAGGCAGTCAGTATCAGCAACTCATTGACCTAATCAGAAATAATAATAACTGGACAGATGTTAGTCATCTGCAATAG
- a CDS encoding sodium:solute symporter family transporter yields MFYDYLVIAVYFVMILSVGAIFARMAEKSTSDYFRGGGRMLWWMVGATAFMAQFSAVTFTGAAGKAFADGFAISLVYIANTFAYFVGWAFFAHRFRQMRVDTPTEAVRRRFGHGNELFFSWALIIFSFLNAGVWLNALGVFSSAVFGADISVTIVVIGLTVVFVSVLSGAWGVVASDFVQTLVVAVISVACAIVALVKVGGPVEMVSNFPGGFLVGPNMNHTMILVGTFLFFIPKQIITIMNLHDSFRFLTAKDSENARKASLLAMTLMGVGTIIWFIPPWAAATLYPDAAAGYSELGSKAADAVYLEFTRLAMPAGTVGLLMAALFAASMSSMDSALNKNAGIFIRSIYQPFLARRNRKKDDKKLLRISQLISFLSGLLVIAAALFFASLKELSLFELMMSVSTMVQVPLLVPLLFGIFVKKTPAWASWATVAVGFFVSWLVMNVFTADVFASMVGIESLTDRETVDMNIILTIGGHLFITAGFFCATTLFYNEATDINKVETERFFEDLKTPYIADDQQDEADSQQRHKLGLMVMTMGAAIMLMSLIPNPLWGRFMFLICASIILAIGFMLKKSATQVAVNS; encoded by the coding sequence ATGTTTTACGATTATCTTGTAATCGCAGTCTACTTTGTCATGATTCTTTCTGTGGGTGCCATTTTTGCGAGAATGGCTGAAAAATCCACAAGTGATTATTTCCGCGGTGGCGGGCGAATGCTGTGGTGGATGGTTGGCGCCACAGCTTTCATGGCGCAATTTTCAGCCGTTACCTTCACCGGTGCTGCCGGTAAGGCATTTGCGGATGGCTTTGCCATTTCGCTTGTCTATATTGCCAATACTTTTGCCTACTTTGTCGGTTGGGCATTTTTTGCTCATCGCTTTAGACAAATGCGAGTGGATACACCAACAGAGGCGGTAAGGCGACGTTTTGGTCATGGTAATGAACTGTTCTTTTCTTGGGCCTTAATTATTTTCTCCTTTCTTAATGCCGGTGTCTGGCTCAATGCCTTAGGGGTTTTTTCAAGTGCCGTATTTGGTGCGGATATTAGCGTAACTATTGTAGTGATAGGCCTGACGGTTGTGTTTGTATCGGTATTGTCGGGTGCCTGGGGGGTTGTTGCCTCTGACTTTGTGCAAACCTTGGTGGTTGCCGTTATCTCAGTGGCGTGTGCCATCGTGGCTTTGGTGAAAGTGGGCGGCCCCGTTGAGATGGTCAGTAATTTTCCCGGCGGCTTTCTCGTTGGGCCAAATATGAATCACACGATGATTCTTGTTGGAACGTTCCTGTTTTTTATCCCAAAGCAAATCATAACGATTATGAATCTTCATGATTCTTTTCGTTTTCTCACTGCAAAAGATTCAGAAAATGCCCGCAAAGCGTCCTTACTTGCAATGACCTTAATGGGCGTTGGCACTATTATTTGGTTTATCCCGCCGTGGGCGGCTGCCACATTGTACCCAGATGCGGCGGCAGGCTATTCAGAACTTGGCAGCAAGGCCGCCGATGCGGTCTACCTCGAGTTTACTCGCCTTGCAATGCCGGCGGGTACGGTAGGCTTGTTGATGGCGGCGCTTTTTGCTGCGTCGATGTCGTCAATGGACTCTGCACTGAATAAAAACGCTGGTATTTTTATTCGGAGTATTTATCAGCCATTTTTAGCAAGACGGAATAGAAAAAAGGATGATAAAAAGCTACTGCGGATTAGCCAGTTGATTAGCTTTCTCAGCGGCTTATTAGTGATCGCGGCAGCTTTGTTTTTTGCGTCCCTTAAAGAGCTTAGTTTGTTCGAACTGATGATGTCAGTGTCGACCATGGTGCAAGTTCCCTTATTGGTGCCCTTGTTGTTTGGCATTTTTGTGAAGAAAACGCCAGCGTGGGCATCTTGGGCGACGGTGGCCGTTGGCTTCTTTGTGTCATGGTTGGTGATGAATGTTTTTACCGCTGATGTGTTTGCGAGCATGGTGGGGATTGAGTCCCTAACAGATCGCGAAACGGTCGATATGAATATCATCTTAACGATTGGTGGTCATTTGTTTATCACGGCGGGCTTCTTCTGTGCGACGACACTTTTCTATAACGAAGCGACAGACATAAATAAGGTGGAAACCGAGCGATTTTTCGAGGACTTGAAAACACCTTACATTGCCGATGACCAGCAAGACGAAGCCGATAGTCAGCAGCGCCACAAACTTGGCTTAATGGTGATGACGATGGGGGCGGCGATAATGTTAATGAGCTTGATTCCAAACCCATTGTGGGGGCGGTTTATGTTTTTAATATGTGCGTCCATTATTCTCGCAATTGGCTTTATGCTAAAGAAAAGTGCTACGCAAGTAGCTGTAAATAGTTAG
- a CDS encoding MATE family efflux transporter has translation MVSMRSNLAVAWPLAFNALLVQSMLMIDTLLVAPLGELSVAAMGIASTVVAFVLGIKIAIGNGIQLLIGRAHGRKKQDELAVVYWVGLFVNVTSALVFFFVLSVFGSNLVAIITNDAELAEVVERYIAISKYVILITAYTQVCTAFYNGRGSSTVPLKGFLIELPFNVLLSYILINGFWEFRALGVEGAAWGSVAAVLLRAIFLYFSLRAEKGVDLCYPRGQPFLAEVQRQSAEIFPIAANFFVISVGVTVYQLLYAQLDLIEFVAITLLFPWLRAGTQFTNAWAQAAAISLSQAMGGRFKQDLNVFVKDSVKIGMVLSMIIAGLFLLLSQCLPFIYSDVDADTHRALATIAPLYIALPVLRAYNTVSGNILRALGESSRVLKIHFITQWLVSLPLCALLILYFDVSIFWAFAMIPLEELFKTIPFYKYKRLSMSRVAFG, from the coding sequence ATGGTGAGTATGCGGAGTAATCTGGCTGTGGCGTGGCCATTGGCATTCAATGCCTTGCTAGTCCAGTCGATGCTAATGATAGATACTTTGTTGGTCGCACCGCTTGGTGAATTATCTGTCGCGGCAATGGGTATTGCATCTACGGTTGTGGCGTTTGTACTGGGTATTAAAATAGCGATTGGCAATGGTATACAGCTGCTTATCGGTCGAGCACATGGTAGAAAAAAACAAGATGAGCTAGCCGTAGTCTATTGGGTCGGTTTATTTGTCAATGTGACTAGTGCCTTGGTGTTCTTCTTTGTTCTTAGTGTTTTTGGTAGCAATCTTGTTGCCATCATTACAAATGATGCAGAGCTTGCAGAAGTGGTAGAGCGTTATATCGCGATCAGTAAATACGTGATTTTGATTACGGCTTACACCCAAGTTTGTACCGCATTTTATAATGGTCGAGGCAGTTCAACGGTGCCCCTTAAGGGCTTTTTAATTGAGCTGCCGTTCAATGTATTGTTAAGTTATATTTTGATAAACGGGTTTTGGGAATTTCGAGCCTTAGGTGTGGAGGGGGCCGCGTGGGGAAGTGTGGCAGCCGTTTTGTTGCGGGCGATATTCTTATATTTTTCATTGAGGGCAGAGAAGGGTGTCGACCTTTGCTATCCACGAGGTCAACCATTTTTAGCAGAAGTACAACGCCAATCTGCTGAAATTTTTCCTATTGCCGCAAACTTCTTTGTTATATCAGTCGGCGTGACGGTATACCAACTATTGTATGCACAACTTGATCTCATCGAATTTGTGGCCATAACTTTATTATTTCCATGGCTACGGGCGGGCACACAATTTACTAATGCTTGGGCACAGGCAGCCGCAATTAGTCTTAGTCAAGCAATGGGCGGGCGATTTAAGCAAGATCTAAATGTGTTTGTTAAAGATAGTGTGAAAATTGGGATGGTCTTGTCGATGATTATCGCAGGGCTGTTTCTTTTGCTCAGTCAATGTTTACCCTTTATCTATTCGGATGTCGATGCTGACACCCATAGGGCTTTGGCGACCATTGCACCACTGTATATAGCATTGCCTGTTTTGCGTGCCTACAACACGGTTTCTGGAAATATTTTACGGGCCTTAGGCGAGAGTTCACGGGTATTGAAAATTCATTTTATTACCCAGTGGTTGGTGTCTCTTCCGCTTTGTGCGCTGTTAATTTTGTATTTTGATGTTTCCATTTTCTGGGCATTCGCAATGATTCCGCTGGAAGAGTTGTTTAAAACAATTCCATTTTACAAATATAAAAGACTGAGTATGAGCCGAGTTGCGTTTGGCTAG